One segment of Rosa chinensis cultivar Old Blush chromosome 6, RchiOBHm-V2, whole genome shotgun sequence DNA contains the following:
- the LOC112172450 gene encoding bZIP transcription factor 44: MASSSGTSSVSSMIQNSGSEEDLQALMDQRKRKRMLSNRESARRSRMRKQKHLDDLTVQMAQLRKENHQIISSLNITSQHYMNIEAENSVLRAQVSELSNRLQSLNEIIAFLNANHGGFVEDSSNNNFTEPSADCFFNPLNLSYLNHPIMASAEMFQY; encoded by the coding sequence ATGGCTTCTTCTAGTGGAACATCCTCTGTTTCCTCCATGATTCAAAACTCTGGCTCTGAAGAAGACTTGCAGGCTCTGATGGatcagagaaaaagaaagagaatgtTGTCGAATCGTGAATCTGCAAGAAGGTCTAGGATGAGGAAACAGAAGCACTTGGATGATCTGACGGTGCAGATGGCTCAGCTGAGGAAGGAGAACCACCAGATCATCAGCAGCCTCAACATCACAAGCCAGCATTACATGAACATTGAGGCTGAGAACTCTGTGCTCAGAGCCCAAGTGTCTGAGCTCAGCAACAGGCTGCAGTCTCTGAATGAGATCATCGCTTTCTTGAATGCAAACCATGGTGGTTTTGTTGAGGATTCAAGCAACAACAACTTCACTGAGCCTAGTGCTGATTGCTTCTTCAACCCTCTGAATCTTTCATATCTGAACCATCCCATCATGGCTTCTGCAGAGATGTTTCAGTACTGA